CAGCTTTACCCAATAAAGCTACCAGATGTTGATCCGATAATGGCTTATGCTTATCTTCTGCTGCAATCAGATCCTGTAATTGTTGTTTAACACTAGCTGCGGAATCGGCTTGTTGGTTGCCGACAGCATTGGTAAAGAAATGCTTTAATTCAAAAATGCCAAAGTCAGTCTGCAAGTATTTCCCATTCACCGTGCGACTGACCGTTGACTCGTGAACACCTAGCTTGGTCGCTACATCGCGTAATAATAACGGCTTCAGTGGTCGTTTTACATTGAAAAAGAACTCATGCTGCCGTTGAATGATTTCTTGGCCGACACGAAGGATCGTGTTTCCGCGCTGCCCAACACTTTTTCGTAACCATTCAAACTCCTGCTTTTTTTCTTTCATATACTCAGTCACTTCGCGGTCATTGGTTTTCAGCATACGATCAAAATAATGCTGCTGAAAAACTAGCTGTGGCTGTGATTCATTAGTTAAATTTAACTGTAGCTCATCCCCTTGTGCGTGAACCACCAACTCAGGACGCACAAAATTGTTTTGGGTTTGGCTAAAGGCAGCACCCGGCCGTGGGGTCAACGTCTGCACGTAATCGAAAATATGCTGAATCTCAGCAATATCAACACGATATTTGGTCGCGATCACATTCCACTTGCGTTCGACAAAATTAGTGAAATCTTCCTCCAAAACAATATAAGCCAAGTTAGGCGCACTATTATCACTTTCTGTCTGCAACAATAAGCTTTCTTGTAAGTTACGTGCACCTACACCAGGCGGATCTAACTGCTGTAATAATGTGATGGCATCTAAAATCTGCACCGCATCAGCACCCGTTTTAGCACTGATCTCTTCATTGGTGATCCGTAAGTAGCCGTTAAGATCGACATATTCTAATAGAAACAAGACTAGATCACGCAACGGCGTATCGCGCATGGTCAAATGAACTTGTTCTAATAAATAGTCGAATAACGATTGCGTCGTGTCCGGAATTGCATTCATAAAATTATCAACGCGGCGCTGACTACCACTTAAATTAGCTTGGCCCTGTGTTGTGTGGCGTACTGCTAACAACGGATTTTCTAAACTTTTTTGCTGTAAGAACTGTTGTAACCCATCGGCATTGTATTGCAAAATCTGGATCGATTGTTGCAATTGCTGCGTCATCGCAAGCTTTTGGACTTGTTTTTGTTGCTGACTAAGTCCCTGTTGGTATGCCATGTTGACCGTTCCTTTCGTTTGACCGTGCTAAGTTACTCTCTATTTTAGTCAACTTACTTTAATTTGGCTATAGATTATTTTTTCTGTATTAGGACTTGTTTTTTATGCAGATTTCCGGTAAGATTATTTATGTTGTTCAGATGCGCCTGTAGTGTAATGGATATCACGTGAGATTCCGGTTCTTGAGATGGGGGTTCGATTCCCTCCAGGCGCATAAATAATTTCGAGTTCGGCGCCTTGTTGATGCAAGGCGTTTTTTAATTATCGCGATAAAATTTGAAGCTCCCACTTGATGATTTAATACCAAAAAAGTCACCCGACTGTGCATTTTTGCATAAGTCGGGTGATTTTGTTTTATCCAGGAAAGGTGCCGCCGTTGACATGAATAGTTTGACCAGTGATGAAACTACTGTCCACTGCAGCTAGGAATACGTAGCTTGGTGCCAATTCATAAGCTTTGCCACCGCGTCCCATTGGGGTTTTACCCCAATTTTCTAATTTATCTGGCGGAAAAGTTGCGGGAATTAATGGTGTCCAAATCGGTCCCGGTGCAACTGCATTAACTCGGATATCACGTTTTAATAGTTCTTCGTTTTGCGCTAAGGCACGGGTCCAAGAAACAATTGCACCTTTGGTCGATGAATAATCTAACAAAAGTGGATTTCCTTTGAAGGCCGTCACTGAGGTCGTATTGATGATTGCGCTATGATCCGCTAAATATGGTAGCGCTGCTTTGGTCAGATAAAACTGACCAAAAATATTCGTTCGAAAAGTACGCTCAAACTGACTATCAGTTAGTGCACCCACTTTTTCTTGGACATGCTGTTCCCCTGCATTATTGACCAAGATATCAATGTGTTGAAAAGTTTGCATCGTTTGATCCACCACTTGCTGGGCAAAAGTTGGTTCGCCAATATCGCCTTGGCAAACTAACACACGCCGCCCTAATGCAGTGATCTTATCCTTGATTGCTTGAGCATCGTCAGTTGATTCATAATACACGATCACGATATCTGCCCCTTCGCGCGCATACAATAATGCCACTGCGGCACCAATACCGCTATCACCACCAGTAACAATGGCAACTTTGTCTTTAAGTTTATCCGCTGGTCGATAAGTGGGATGGTCGATCTCAGGTGTTGGCGTCACATTTTTACTACTGTCATTGATCAAGTAATTTTCTTTGGGCTGCCGTTCTGTCATCTGTGAACCACCTCTTTATTAGGATTAAGTTCAAAATAACAAGTCCGGCGTAGCAAAACAATAAATACGCATGCGCTTATTTTCAGCGGAATTCCTGCTCAACGCGCCGATTAGGAATAAACCACAGAATCGAAACCACAATGCTAGCTACCAGGCCAGCTGGCGGCCAAACCAAGGTCAATAAGCAGCCGATGAAATAAATCAACAGCGATAACCAGCGTTTATGATCATGTTGTGAAATGACTGCCACCCGTGAATTTTGTCCATTGGCATGAATTAAGCAGCAATCAAGTAAATTATAGGTCAATCCGCACATAAACGAGACAATTGCATAGCTCAATTCGGGCAACATCGCAGTCAAATTTTCGCCGACCCAGGCAGTCGCAAATGGCAACAAACTAAGCCAAAATAATAAGGCGGTGTTAGCCCACAATACAATGCCATCAATCCTTTTGACGGTTTGATAGAGATGATGATGGTTATTCCAGTAGATAGCGATCGCGACAAAACTAACCACATACGCTAAAAAAGGTTCGATCAACTGATGTAACGCTGACCACGATACACCTTCTGGTGGCCGTAGATCTAACACTAAAATGGTGATCAAAATGGCGATTACGCCATCAGTAAAAGCTTCCACACGACTTTTAGACATTTAACCTCAACTCCTTGAATTTAATACTTACGATATTTTTTCAAACATAGAATAGCATGTTCACCATAAATGAGCTCAGGAGTTGTTTCGCTTACTTGTGCTATACTTTTAGTCAGTGATTAATTAGAAAGTAGTGTGATCAAAATGCAGGCACTGTATGTAAATTCAGCTACTGCCCATGAACTCAATGCGCTAACACTCGGGGAACAGCCTCAACCACAGCCCGCTGCAGATGAAGTTCTTGTCCGCGTCCACGCCGTTGGTTTAAATCCAGTGGACTACAAATTAGTGGAAGAAGGTAATACAAATTGGCAATTCCCGCATATTTTTGGCTTGGATGTTGCTGGTGAAGTCGTCACAACTGGTGCTGCCGTCACTGGCTTTAAAGCTGGCGAACGTGTTTTTTATCACGGTGACCTGACTAAAAATGGCGGCTTTGCCGAATACGCGGTGGTCAAAAGTTATGCCGTCGCCAAAATGCCCACCGGATTAAGTTATGAGCAAGCCGCCGCCCTACTTTGTGGCGCCATGACTGCCTATGCCGCTGTCTACCGTAAAGCTAATCTGACCAATCGGCATTCCGTTTTGATCCACGCCGGTGCTGGTGGTGTCGGCGGAATTGCCATTCAATTGGCCAAACAAATTGGTTTGACCGTTTATACCACGGTTTCGGCGCGTAAACGCGCTTTTGTACAAAGCTTACAGCCAGACCATATTATCGATTATCAAACCACTGATGTGACCGCAACGATCAAAGAATTGACTCAGGGACTCGGCGTTGATCTGATCATCAACACGATTGGTTCTACCGAGGCGACTGCTGATCTACAGCGGTTGGCTTACAATGGCGCGCTAGTCACGATCGTCGGTGAACCTGATCTAAGTCATTATGATCTCGGTCGTTATGGTCAAAGTGTCCTTAGTGTTAACTTAGGTGGTGCTCATCAAAGTCATAATCCACAGCAACAAGCGGATTTAGCAACAATGGCAACTGCTTTAGGTGAACTCGTTGTGACTAAAAAACTTGATCCAATGATCGATCATGTCTTGTCCTTCGAACAGATTCCCCAAGGCCTACAGGCGCTCAAACAACATTTAATCAGTGGCAAGCTTGTGGCAAGAATCGATTAATTTTTCAAATATTTAGCAACTAAATATTTGACCTTTTTTGACCAATAGTCTAAACTAGCATTACACTTAATTGAGTGCTAAAATTAATTTAAACTTGAAACTTTAGGAGGTCACACTATGTTAGTTCCTACAGTCATTGAACAATCTTCACGAGGCGAACGTGCTTATGATATTTATTCACGTCTGTTAAAAGACCGTATCATCATGTTATCTGGTGAAGTTAACGACCAAATGGCCAACTCGATCATCGCCCAACTACTATTCTTGGACGCCCAAGATTCTGAAAAAGATATTTCAATCTACATCAACTCTCCTGGTGGCTCAGTTTCAGCCGGCTTAGCAATCTACGATACAATGAATTTCGTTAAATCCGATATTCAAACGATTGCTATGGGGATGGCTGCTTCAATGGCCAGCGTTTTACTTACAGCTGGTACTAAAGGCAAGCGTTTTGCTTTACCTAACTCAACTGTCTTGATCCATCAACCTTTAGGTGGTGCTCAAGGTCAGCAAACTGAAATTGAGATCGCTGCACGCGAAATCTTGAAGACCCGTAATCGTTTAAATAAAATTTTGGCTGAATCCTCTGGTCAAGATCTTGAAACGATCCAAAAAGATACCGACCGTGACCATTACTTAACTGCGCAAGAAGCTAAGGATTATGGTTTGATCGACGATATCATGGTTAATCAAAAATAGTTTATTTCTGTACCCTACCGGCAATTGTTGGTAGGGTATTTTTAGTAGTAGACATTCAAAAATGGAGGTACTGATTATGGATACATCTGCGATCGATTTAACTAAGATCAGTCAGCGCGGGTTAGTTGTCGGCGATATTAATGCGCCGATCACTGTGATTGAATTTATCAATCTGCGCTGCCCCTATAGCAAAACCTGGTTTAAAAAGGCCGCCCCCATTTTAGAACCTGCAGTGGCCAGCGGCCGAATCAAACGAGTTTTCAAACTTTTCGACAAACCTAAAGTGACCCTAAGAAAAGGTAATCTAGCCCAACATCACTTACCCTATGACCAACCGGAACAAGCCTACGCCGCAATTAAAATTTTATTTGCACAACAAACCGAGTGGGGCGAACAATTAAACGACACCCAAATTGAAGCTTACATTAAACAACATTTTGGTTTTAAATTGCAGCCAAACCAAGCAATGATCGATTTAGTTTTAAATGAAGCCGCAGCCGCTAACATTCAATTTGTCCCAACTGTGATTATTGGAGAAGCGATTTTTGACGAACACATTACAACTGAAGAATTAGCCAAATTGATCTAATCAAAAAGCCGACCAAACTAATAAAATAGTTTGATCGGCTTTTTCAGCTTACGAAGTGACTTTACCCGCCCGTAAGTTATCGGCAATTTGCATTAATTTACGTAAGCGGTGGTTGATTCCTGACTTAGAGATTGCGCCACTAGGAACCCGCTCACCTAATTCTTTTAACGTAATATCAGGATTAGCTAAACGTAAAATAGCAATTTCTTGCAACTTTTGCGGCAGGCTATCTAAGCCCGCGACCTGTTCAATAAACTTAATATTCTCCACTTGATGCGTCGCCGCATCGATCGTTTTATTCAAATTGGCAGTTTCACAGTTAACTAAGCGATTCACCGAATTACGCATATCACGAACGATTCGGATATCTTCAAATTTCAGCATCGCACTAGTCGCACCGATCAGCTGTAGGAAATCAGCGATCTTCTCGCCTTCCTTTAAGTAAACGATATAGCCGCCACGACGTTCGGTCACCCGAGCATTCATTCCAAACTGGTTGATCATCGCGGCAATCTGTAGATTATGTTCCTCATATAATGAATAGATCTCCAAATGATAGCGACTCGTTTCAGGATTATTAACGGAACCACCAGCTAGAAAGGCCCCACGTAAATATGAACGCATTTTCTGGTCGGACTCCTTAACTTCTGTAGAAGGTAAGGTTGATAACGTCGATGCACCAGTTAAAATATGCAGATCATTGAGCACTAATGTACTGCCATGTTTTAAGCGGACAATGTAAAGATTATTCTTTTTTAATTTCATTTTACGCCGAACCAATAACTCAGCTTCAATTGAATAATTATCACGCAACAAGGCGTAAATGCGGCGAGCAATTGCTGGATTTTCTGTTTGCACGTTTAAAACAAATTGATGATTGGCAATACTTAATGAACCATTCATCCGAATTAAAGCTTCTAATTCAGCGCGTGCGTGTTCACGGTGGACCTCCAGCGTGGTGAGTTCTTTCTTAACTTCACTAGCATATGACCCCAAATCCGCCACCTACTTTCTAATTAATCGTGTGGTTGAAAGGCTAAATGCAATAATTCTTGTGCCACTTTATCGCCATCATGAAAGACACCACGATCGTGGAGCGACAAGAAATTATCTGAGATCACGCGACAACCAAGTTCGCGCAAGCCCTTAAAATCGTGTTCAACTTGAACTAAGTACTCATCATATTTTTGATGATCCATATAGTTAGGTGGAACTGGTTCAGTATTGACCAATACCGTATTAACGAATTGACTACCTAAATGTTTAGCCAAAACACGAACGTGATCAGCATCAGTAAAATGCTCCGTCTCACCTTTTTGCGTCATGATATTGCAGACATAAGTTACATCAGCCTTGGTTTGGCGCACTGCCTCCCCGACGTTACTGATCATTAAGTTGGGTAGAATGCTGGTGAACAAACTCCCCGGCCCTAACACCACTGTGTCGGCGTCCATAATCGCCGCAATGACTTCATCTACTGCTTGCGGCGCAGCATGAGTCGGATCTGCTGGGGTGACCCACACACGATCAATACTTTTACCGGCAGCTGTAATTTCTGCTTCTCCAGCAAGTTCAGTACCATCACTAAAATGCGCGTTTAATACCAATGGATCATCACTGGCCGGATAAACATGGCCATCGATCTCCATCATGTTTGACAACTCTTGGACCGCACCAAAAATACCTGAGCGCATTTCGGATAACGCCGCAATGATCAAATTACCGATCGCATGACCGGCTAAAAATGAATCATCACTATTGAAACGATATTGAAAAATATCCAAATAAAGTTGCGGTAAATTAGATAATGCCACCAAGACATTACGGATATCACCAGGTGGAACCACGTTAACGTAATTCCGAATGGCGCCTGACGAACCACCGTCATCAGCCACAGTCACCACAGCCGTAATATCAGTATTCTGCTTATGCAAACTTTTTAAAATAACCGGTAAGCCAGTGCCACCGCCGATGACAACCATCTTCGGCCGTCGATAATTTCTGGGCGATCTTGTCATGAGCGATTCACAGTCTCCTTCCGCTTATTCATATCGCGATGGGTCGTGTCAACCGGATAGTGTTGCCCCAGATCCTTACCTAATCGTTCCGCCAACGCAACTGAACGATGTTGCCCACCAGTACAGCCGATTGCGATCGTTAAACTCGTTTTACCTTCTTTTTCATAGCCAGGCATGATGAAATGTAGCATACTGCTAAACCGTTCATAGAAGTCTTCCGTAGCCGGTTGTTGCATAACGTAATCATAAACAGCCTGATTCAAGCCAGTTAACTTTTTAAATTCAGGCACATAATATGGATTAGGCAAGAAACGAACATCCATCACAATATCCGCATCGATCGGTACACCATATTTAAAGCCAAACGACATCACTTCAATATGGAACGTCGTGGTTTCTGCGGATTTAAAGTTATTAAAAATCTCCTCACGCAGTTGCCGTGGCGTCAATTCAGTCGTATCAATGATCAATTGTGACCGATTTTTGATCTCAGCCAACAAATTCCGTTCCTTGACGATACCATCTAATAAACGGCCTTCCATTGCTAATGGATGAGCGCGCCGTGTTTCTTTGTAACGCGAAACCAACTCTTCATTAGAAGCATCTAAAAAGAGGATCTTGGTTGTAACAAAATTAGTGTTATCCAAATTAGCCAGCATTTCATCTATTTCATCGTAAAACGCACGTGAACGTAAATCGATAACTAGTGCGATTTTGGTAACTTTACCTGATTCTTTGACTAATTCCCAAAACTTCGGTAACAAGCTAGGTGGCATGTTATCAACACAGAAATAGCCGAGATCTTCGAAGCTTTGCATGGCAACTGTTTTACCAGCGCCACTCATGCCAGTGATCACAACTAAATTTAAAGTATCTACCATTTTCAAATTCCTTTCTAGAGCTGTGCTGAACCATGCTTTTCCGCATGATTACACGATTAAGGTTAAGTTTACTCGTATTTTTTTGCGAATAAACGGCTATTATTCCGGGTACTGATTATTTTACGGCACAATATAGTCGCAAAAAATCTGGTGCTATTTTACATTTAGCTAACGCCGCCATTATGGCAACGCCCCCTAGTGTCTCACTTTCGTATCTAAATTAGTGTAACATACCGGGTGTATCATTACTAGTTTTATACCGATTAAAAAAGCTGTGCCCAGTAGCACAGCTTTTATTCCCCATCATTAAGTCTCTTGTAGCGGTCGTTCAGGCACTAACGCCTGCGGTAACCAAAACATTAAATCGATCAGCCCTAATA
This is a stretch of genomic DNA from Loigolactobacillus coryniformis subsp. coryniformis KCTC 3167 = DSM 20001. It encodes these proteins:
- a CDS encoding TMEM175 family protein is translated as MSKSRVEAFTDGVIAILITILVLDLRPPEGVSWSALHQLIEPFLAYVVSFVAIAIYWNNHHHLYQTVKRIDGIVLWANTALLFWLSLLPFATAWVGENLTAMLPELSYAIVSFMCGLTYNLLDCCLIHANGQNSRVAVISQHDHKRWLSLLIYFIGCLLTLVWPPAGLVASIVVSILWFIPNRRVEQEFR
- the rpoN gene encoding RNA polymerase factor sigma-54, which produces MAYQQGLSQQQKQVQKLAMTQQLQQSIQILQYNADGLQQFLQQKSLENPLLAVRHTTQGQANLSGSQRRVDNFMNAIPDTTQSLFDYLLEQVHLTMRDTPLRDLVLFLLEYVDLNGYLRITNEEISAKTGADAVQILDAITLLQQLDPPGVGARNLQESLLLQTESDNSAPNLAYIVLEEDFTNFVERKWNVIATKYRVDIAEIQHIFDYVQTLTPRPGAAFSQTQNNFVRPELVVHAQGDELQLNLTNESQPQLVFQQHYFDRMLKTNDREVTEYMKEKKQEFEWLRKSVGQRGNTILRVGQEIIQRQHEFFFNVKRPLKPLLLRDVATKLGVHESTVSRTVNGKYLQTDFGIFELKHFFTNAVGNQQADSAASVKQQLQDLIAAEDKHKPLSDQHLVALLGKAGVTISRRTVAKYRESLGIAASSKRKRFD
- the rapZ gene encoding RNase adapter RapZ, with protein sequence MVDTLNLVVITGMSGAGKTVAMQSFEDLGYFCVDNMPPSLLPKFWELVKESGKVTKIALVIDLRSRAFYDEIDEMLANLDNTNFVTTKILFLDASNEELVSRYKETRRAHPLAMEGRLLDGIVKERNLLAEIKNRSQLIIDTTELTPRQLREEIFNNFKSAETTTFHIEVMSFGFKYGVPIDADIVMDVRFLPNPYYVPEFKKLTGLNQAVYDYVMQQPATEDFYERFSSMLHFIMPGYEKEGKTSLTIAIGCTGGQHRSVALAERLGKDLGQHYPVDTTHRDMNKRKETVNRS
- a CDS encoding SDR family oxidoreductase, translating into MTERQPKENYLINDSSKNVTPTPEIDHPTYRPADKLKDKVAIVTGGDSGIGAAVALLYAREGADIVIVYYESTDDAQAIKDKITALGRRVLVCQGDIGEPTFAQQVVDQTMQTFQHIDILVNNAGEQHVQEKVGALTDSQFERTFRTNIFGQFYLTKAALPYLADHSAIINTTSVTAFKGNPLLLDYSSTKGAIVSWTRALAQNEELLKRDIRVNAVAPGPIWTPLIPATFPPDKLENWGKTPMGRGGKAYELAPSYVFLAAVDSSFITGQTIHVNGGTFPG
- the clpP gene encoding ATP-dependent Clp endopeptidase proteolytic subunit ClpP; this encodes MLVPTVIEQSSRGERAYDIYSRLLKDRIIMLSGEVNDQMANSIIAQLLFLDAQDSEKDISIYINSPGGSVSAGLAIYDTMNFVKSDIQTIAMGMAASMASVLLTAGTKGKRFALPNSTVLIHQPLGGAQGQQTEIEIAAREILKTRNRLNKILAESSGQDLETIQKDTDRDHYLTAQEAKDYGLIDDIMVNQK
- a CDS encoding alcohol dehydrogenase catalytic domain-containing protein; this translates as MQALYVNSATAHELNALTLGEQPQPQPAADEVLVRVHAVGLNPVDYKLVEEGNTNWQFPHIFGLDVAGEVVTTGAAVTGFKAGERVFYHGDLTKNGGFAEYAVVKSYAVAKMPTGLSYEQAAALLCGAMTAYAAVYRKANLTNRHSVLIHAGAGGVGGIAIQLAKQIGLTVYTTVSARKRAFVQSLQPDHIIDYQTTDVTATIKELTQGLGVDLIINTIGSTEATADLQRLAYNGALVTIVGEPDLSHYDLGRYGQSVLSVNLGGAHQSHNPQQQADLATMATALGELVVTKKLDPMIDHVLSFEQIPQGLQALKQHLISGKLVARID
- a CDS encoding gluconeogenesis factor YvcK family protein, whose translation is MTRSPRNYRRPKMVVIGGGTGLPVILKSLHKQNTDITAVVTVADDGGSSGAIRNYVNVVPPGDIRNVLVALSNLPQLYLDIFQYRFNSDDSFLAGHAIGNLIIAALSEMRSGIFGAVQELSNMMEIDGHVYPASDDPLVLNAHFSDGTELAGEAEITAAGKSIDRVWVTPADPTHAAPQAVDEVIAAIMDADTVVLGPGSLFTSILPNLMISNVGEAVRQTKADVTYVCNIMTQKGETEHFTDADHVRVLAKHLGSQFVNTVLVNTEPVPPNYMDHQKYDEYLVQVEHDFKGLRELGCRVISDNFLSLHDRGVFHDGDKVAQELLHLAFQPHD
- the whiA gene encoding DNA-binding protein WhiA, which codes for MGSYASEVKKELTTLEVHREHARAELEALIRMNGSLSIANHQFVLNVQTENPAIARRIYALLRDNYSIEAELLVRRKMKLKKNNLYIVRLKHGSTLVLNDLHILTGASTLSTLPSTEVKESDQKMRSYLRGAFLAGGSVNNPETSRYHLEIYSLYEEHNLQIAAMINQFGMNARVTERRGGYIVYLKEGEKIADFLQLIGATSAMLKFEDIRIVRDMRNSVNRLVNCETANLNKTIDAATHQVENIKFIEQVAGLDSLPQKLQEIAILRLANPDITLKELGERVPSGAISKSGINHRLRKLMQIADNLRAGKVTS
- a CDS encoding thioredoxin domain-containing protein; its protein translation is MDTSAIDLTKISQRGLVVGDINAPITVIEFINLRCPYSKTWFKKAAPILEPAVASGRIKRVFKLFDKPKVTLRKGNLAQHHLPYDQPEQAYAAIKILFAQQTEWGEQLNDTQIEAYIKQHFGFKLQPNQAMIDLVLNEAAAANIQFVPTVIIGEAIFDEHITTEELAKLI